Genomic window (Streptococcus suis S735):
TATTAAATTGCTGGTTAGGTAAAATAATCTGGTCACGGTAACGATCATAACGAGATTTAGCCTCATTTACCGCACGAACATTCTCTTCTTTTTCAGATAACACCGGCACATAGTCGGGAGTTGATTTCTGAGCCAGTTGAACAAACTCACCTAAATTTTTTGAATGCAAGGATGCACGTAATTCTTCCGTTGTTCCGTATAGAGTAGTATGAAGCATATCTTGTAAGAATTCTGCTTTGTTGTACTGGTCATTGACTGCTTGATTATATTGATCCCAAGTAAAACCAACACCAATTATGGTAGATAAGATTGTCAACCCCAAAAACAACTTTTTACGTACTTCGTAATCTGTTAATTGAAGACCAACAATCGTCAGAAGTAAAGCATTAGCATACAAAAAGAATCTAAAGGGAAATTGGATTAAATCCACTAATCCAATACCTTTACCAGCAAATAGTTGCCACGGAAAAAGATTTGTTGAAAAAATAAAAAATACCAGAAAAGTTACTGTCAGACCCCTCAATATCACCGATTGCTTCTTCCATTTTTTCAGCATAAAATAAAGAGAGGTTGCAAAAATGATTGGTAGAGAGTATGGAAAGTATAAGAAATAAGCCTTAGACCAGGTAACTGTTGACTGAATAAACTTTTTGTTTATAAATGGTGCTGCTAATTCATTTGTTGCATTTACATATAATAAGGGTAACCAGATATTTACAGTTAAAATCAGAAAAACTCCAACCGAAAACAGTACATCTTTCATTACGTTCCATTTGTCTTGCGATTTTAACCAACCAATTGAAAAAAGAATTGCATAGGCTAAGATGAGAAACAGAGCCGACAGCATGTGTATCTGCAACATTAACCCTACAGCTCCTGCCATCAGAAAAATAGGAACTTTACCAGTTTTTAGGAATCGAACTGCTGGAATCAAACAAAGCGGAAATAAGGCCACTCCCCAACTTGAAAATCCTTGAGCTACCCACCAGTATTGAACAGAGTAGGTAGTCGCGAAAAACATGGATAACCCAACAGATAGAGAATAGAGTACTTTCACTTCTCGCATTAGAAAATAAAGCGAAGTGGCACTCAAAACTCCTAAAAGAAGATTAGACAGTAGTTGGTATCGATACCAAGTTCCGGCCAACAACAGCAAGGCTCCTTGCAAATAGGCTAGATATGGACCATATAGAGCATTGACAATCCTTCCAGATTGCTGATAGCCATGCAAGCTCATTATATAAGAAAAATCTCCTGACTTAATTTGTATAGCTGTATCATAAAAACGATTATAATGAAAAACAATATCGTCTCCTGTCACCACTGCTTTTGTCAAAATCTGTGGCAATAGAAGGGTGAGCGAAAAAAGAAAAAATACAGTTACTGCAACAATATCTGGATGCTTTTTCAGTAATTTTTTTAACATAAGATACCTTCATAAAAAAAGAGGGAACCCCTCTCTTGTTTTTGTAAGAACCTGTACTCAGAAGTGAAGTGATTATCAATAAGAGATAGTTTTTCGCTAATCAAGGCAGTTTTATTGAGAGAATACTGACTGTACTTTGAAAAAACTAACGATGACTAGCTTAAAAACTATCCTTAAGTAGAAGTGCTGAACTGTGAATACGGGTTCTTACTATTCTGCTCATTTGCAGACAATAATTCCTTAAAATTTATCAACTCCCAGTATAACAAGCTTTCCCCCCACTGTCAACGAACAAGGCAAACAGGAAAACAATTTTCCATTAAAATAAATATTGATTGCAGATTTCTCCGCAATCAATACTTGCTTATAAACCAACTTCCTGAAGGCTGTCAGACAAACGTGCGAAGTCAGCCATGGAAAGTGCTTCGCCACGAACACTGGCTTCCAGCTCTGCCATGCCAAGTGCCTGCGTCAGCTTGTCCTTGACTTCTTCGGATTTGCCGAAATGGTTGGTCAGGTTGTTCCACAGGGTCTTGCGGCGATGCACAAAGCTGGCCTTGGACACTCGGAAGAAAAAATCTTCGTCTTTGACGCTCACCAGAGGTTGCTCGCGGCGGACCATTTTGAGAATGGCGGAGTCCACGTTTGGTGCAGGCACAAAGACGGTGCGAGGCACGATAAAGGCCACCTTGGCAGTCATGTAGTACTGGACCGCAATGGACAGGCTTCCGTAAGCCTTGGTGTTTGGCTCAGCAGAAATGCGGTCGGCCACCTCCCGCTGCATCATGACTACGAACTCGCTGAAGGGAATCTTGCTCTCAATCAGGTGCATGAGGATAGAGGTGGTGATGTAGTAGGGCAGGTTGGCCACGACCTTGATGGGCAAATCAGGGTTCTTAAAGTTCTGAATCTGGGTCTGCAGGTCGGTCTTGAGGATGTCTTGGTTGACCACGGTCACATTGTCAAAGCGACCCAAGGTGTCCGCCAAAATCGGAATCAGGCGGTCGTCAATCTCAAAAGCCAAGACCTCAGCGGCATTCTCCGCCAAAAACTCGGTCAAGGCCCCGATTCCAGGACCAATCTCGATGACATTGACATTTCGGTCAATCTCTGCCGTGTCCACAATCTTCTGTAAAATATTGGTATCAGTCAAAAAATTTTGACCGAAGGATTTCTTAAAGGTAAACCCGTGGCGTTCAAGGACGGCACGAGTAACGTTTTTGTCTGCAATTCTCATGTGTGTTCTTTCTTGTTTTTTATTTCGCCATTTCACTCAATCGTGAAATAACACTTAGTTTTCTCATCGTCGCTGTAATGTCCAGCTGTTTTTCTAAATAATTGGTATTTAGTTTTTTCTTTCGAGCATCTCTCGGAAGATACATGTATAGACATTGACT
Coding sequences:
- a CDS encoding membrane protein; protein product: MLKKLLKKHPDIVAVTVFFLFSLTLLLPQILTKAVVTGDDIVFHYNRFYDTAIQIKSGDFSYIMSLHGYQQSGRIVNALYGPYLAYLQGALLLLAGTWYRYQLLSNLLLGVLSATSLYFLMREVKVLYSLSVGLSMFFATTYSVQYWWVAQGFSSWGVALFPLCLIPAVRFLKTGKVPIFLMAGAVGLMLQIHMLSALFLILAYAILFSIGWLKSQDKWNVMKDVLFSVGVFLILTVNIWLPLLYVNATNELAAPFINKKFIQSTVTWSKAYFLYFPYSLPIIFATSLYFMLKKWKKQSVILRGLTVTFLVFFIFSTNLFPWQLFAGKGIGLVDLIQFPFRFFLYANALLLTIVGLQLTDYEVRKKLFLGLTILSTIIGVGFTWDQYNQAVNDQYNKAEFLQDMLHTTLYGTTEELRASLHSKNLGEFVQLAQKSTPDYVPVLSEKEENVRAVNEAKSRYDRYRDQIILPNQQFNKQVFGDSLKISWSANQSEEIQIPIVIYRDSELTLNGKRLGKMDYYLSTIGVPTVTSQKGKNTLILSYKQQWWLLPVIFISLTGWILWSIYYTFIYRKSNIS
- the rsmA gene encoding 16S rRNA (adenine(1518)-N(6)/adenine(1519)-N(6))-dimethyltransferase RsmA, encoding MRIADKNVTRAVLERHGFTFKKSFGQNFLTDTNILQKIVDTAEIDRNVNVIEIGPGIGALTEFLAENAAEVLAFEIDDRLIPILADTLGRFDNVTVVNQDILKTDLQTQIQNFKNPDLPIKVVANLPYYITTSILMHLIESKIPFSEFVVMMQREVADRISAEPNTKAYGSLSIAVQYYMTAKVAFIVPRTVFVPAPNVDSAILKMVRREQPLVSVKDEDFFFRVSKASFVHRRKTLWNNLTNHFGKSEEVKDKLTQALGMAELEASVRGEALSMADFARLSDSLQEVGL